A window from Fundidesulfovibrio magnetotacticus encodes these proteins:
- a CDS encoding response regulator, producing MQQEPIELLVVDDETPVRLSLAAYLEDEGFRVRTAESAEQAISSATEHPPVLAVVDLRLPGMDGASLILELAKRLPGMKFLIHTGSTKFSLSDDLKSAGLDDSQVFFKPVLDMGDMAAKILQLVQGPTR from the coding sequence ATGCAGCAAGAGCCCATCGAACTCCTCGTCGTGGATGACGAAACCCCCGTCCGGTTGAGCCTCGCGGCCTACCTAGAGGACGAGGGCTTTCGCGTGCGCACTGCAGAGTCCGCCGAGCAGGCCATAAGTTCCGCCACCGAGCACCCCCCCGTGCTCGCCGTGGTGGACCTGCGCCTGCCAGGCATGGACGGCGCGAGCCTCATCCTGGAGTTGGCCAAACGCCTGCCGGGCATGAAGTTCCTCATACACACCGGATCCACCAAGTTCAGCCTTTCGGACGACCTCAAGTCCGCCGGGCTCGACGACAGCCAAGTCTTTTTCAAGCCCGTTCTTGACATGGGCGACATGGCCGCCAAGATCCTGCAACTGGTCCAAGGTCCCACTCGATGA
- a CDS encoding EAL domain-containing response regulator, with product MIHDPVATVLTIDDEEVIRRSFQAYLEDSGFTVLQAQNGRIGLEVFRESHPDIILVDLRMPEMDGLEVLARVVREAPEVPIIVVSGTGMIQDAIEALRLGAWDYILKPVEDLGILEHSVRRALERAKLLKENKAYRENLENLVRRRTVELHDRTRQLEEANSKLQSEIEERKAAEAKFRSIFENAIEGIFQVDHQGQLVSANPAMARILGWNSVEELLAAKVGFGSLFLDDPGNREKFFRVLDDHFAVQAFETQIMRQDGQLRWGSVNAHTVSGKTGESIRFEGTLEDISDHKRFEEQLLHQSLHDALTGLPNRALFTDRLSQAISRCARHNSFFSLLYLDVDRFKVINDSLGHASGDQFLVLLAERLRSCTREADTLARLGGDEFAVISEQVRSLSGATLVAERILEEMRKPFTIDGREIYSTVSIGIICCSGYCGTAEEVLRDADLTMYRAKSNGKARFEVFDNALHEETIKLLTMETEFRHALARQEFELHYQPIVDVNNGETISLEALLRWKHPTRGYIPPLEFIPLAEENGLIVDLGWWVLEEACRQLSLFQKRFPKQNPLSMSVNISAKQFSQADLSGKLAALLGQSDIIPGTLELEITESVIMDQGAAAIGRLEELKDLGVKLYVDDFGTGYSSLSYLHRFPIDILKIDRSFIREIDATGGHAEIVRAIVGLGRNLGMALIAEGVETEAQLAVIRTLGCQFAQGYLYSRPLPAADIEAYIATKG from the coding sequence ATGATCCACGATCCCGTCGCCACCGTCCTCACCATCGACGATGAAGAGGTCATTCGGCGCTCTTTCCAGGCCTACCTCGAAGATTCCGGCTTCACCGTGCTCCAGGCTCAGAACGGCCGCATCGGCCTGGAGGTCTTTCGCGAGAGCCACCCCGACATCATCCTCGTTGACCTGCGCATGCCCGAGATGGACGGCCTGGAAGTGCTCGCGCGCGTGGTGCGCGAAGCCCCCGAGGTGCCCATCATCGTGGTCTCGGGCACGGGCATGATCCAGGACGCCATCGAGGCCCTTCGCCTGGGCGCGTGGGACTACATTCTCAAGCCCGTGGAAGATCTGGGCATCCTCGAACACTCCGTGCGCCGCGCCCTGGAACGCGCAAAACTGCTCAAGGAAAACAAGGCCTACCGCGAAAATCTCGAAAACCTCGTACGGCGTCGCACCGTGGAACTGCACGACCGCACCAGACAGCTTGAGGAAGCCAACAGCAAGCTCCAGAGCGAAATCGAGGAGCGCAAGGCCGCCGAAGCAAAATTCCGCTCCATCTTCGAAAACGCCATCGAAGGCATCTTCCAGGTGGACCACCAGGGACAGCTCGTCAGCGCCAACCCCGCCATGGCCCGCATTCTGGGCTGGAACTCCGTGGAAGAGCTCCTCGCCGCCAAGGTCGGCTTCGGCTCCCTCTTCCTCGACGACCCGGGCAACCGGGAAAAGTTCTTCCGCGTCCTGGACGACCACTTCGCCGTCCAGGCCTTCGAAACCCAGATCATGCGCCAGGACGGCCAGCTCCGCTGGGGCTCCGTCAACGCCCACACCGTCTCCGGCAAGACCGGCGAAAGCATCCGCTTCGAAGGCACGCTCGAAGACATCAGCGACCACAAGCGGTTCGAGGAGCAGTTGCTCCACCAGTCGCTCCACGACGCCCTCACGGGCCTGCCAAACCGCGCCCTGTTCACCGACCGCCTCTCGCAGGCCATCTCGCGTTGCGCCCGGCACAACAGCTTCTTCTCTCTGCTCTACCTGGACGTGGACCGCTTCAAGGTCATCAACGACAGCCTGGGCCACGCCTCCGGCGACCAGTTCCTCGTGCTCCTGGCCGAACGCCTGCGCTCCTGCACCCGCGAGGCCGACACTCTGGCCCGCCTCGGCGGCGACGAGTTCGCCGTCATCTCCGAACAGGTGCGCAGCCTCTCCGGCGCAACCCTCGTGGCCGAACGCATCCTTGAAGAAATGCGCAAGCCCTTCACCATCGACGGGCGCGAAATCTATTCCACCGTCTCCATAGGCATCATCTGCTGTTCGGGCTATTGCGGCACCGCCGAAGAAGTGCTCCGCGACGCCGACCTGACCATGTACCGCGCCAAGAGCAACGGCAAGGCGCGCTTCGAGGTCTTCGACAACGCTCTCCACGAGGAGACCATCAAACTCCTCACCATGGAAACCGAATTCCGGCACGCCCTCGCACGCCAGGAATTCGAACTGCACTATCAGCCCATCGTCGATGTCAACAACGGCGAAACCATCAGCCTGGAAGCGCTCCTGCGCTGGAAACACCCCACTCGCGGCTACATTCCACCCCTGGAATTCATCCCCCTGGCCGAGGAAAACGGCCTCATCGTCGATCTCGGCTGGTGGGTGCTCGAAGAAGCCTGCCGCCAGCTCTCGCTCTTCCAGAAACGTTTCCCCAAGCAGAACCCGCTCTCCATGAGCGTGAACATCTCCGCCAAACAGTTCTCCCAGGCCGACCTGAGCGGCAAGCTCGCCGCTCTGCTGGGACAATCGGACATCATCCCCGGCACACTGGAACTGGAAATCACCGAAAGCGTCATCATGGACCAGGGCGCGGCCGCCATCGGCAGACTCGAGGAACTCAAGGACCTGGGCGTCAAACTCTATGTGGACGACTTCGGCACCGGCTACTCCTCGCTCTCCTATTTGCACCGCTTCCCCATCGACATCCTCAAAATCGACCGCTCCTTCATCCGCGAAATCGACGCCACCGGCGGACACGCCGAAATCGTGCGCGCCATCGTGGGGCTGGGACGAAACCTCGGCATGGC